Genomic segment of Nocardiopsis mwathae:
CGCGGAGGCGGTCGGCGCCCAGGCTCGGCGGGTCCTGCGGGTCCTGCCCCGATGCGCCGCGGTGCGCGGCCGCGGACCGCAGCGGCATCGTCGGCACGGTGGTCATGTGCTCTCCCCCCGGTGTTCGTGGAACGGCGGGCGCCGGGATGCGGTGGCGCCGTCGGTGGTGGTCATGTCGGCCGGATGTCAGGTCGCCGCAGGGGCGGGGTCCCGGTCCGAGTCGGCGAGGGGGACGGCCGGGGCCGCCGCCGGGAGGGCGGAGGGCGGATTCCACAGTCCGCGCTCGCGCAGGATCGGCAGCACGCCCTCACCGAACCGGTAGGCCTCCTCCAGGTGGGGGTAGCCGGAGAGGACGAACTCGCCGAGGCCGAGCCGGTGGTACTCCTCGATCCGGTCGGCGACCTCGCGGTGGCTACCCACCAGTGCGGTCCCGGCGCCGCCCCGGACCAGGCCGATCCCGGCCCAGAGGTTGGGGTGGACCTCCAGCCGGTCGCGGCTGCCGCCGTGGAGTTCGCTCATCCGCCGCTGCCCCTCGGACTCGCTGGCGGCCAGACCCTGCTGGACGGACCGGACGGTGGCGTCGTCGACGCGGGACAGCAGCCGTTCGGCGTCCGCCCAGGCCTCGGCTGCGGTGTCGCGGGTGATGACGTGCAGCCGGATCCCGTAGTCCAGGGTGCGGCCGCGCTTGGCCGCCAGGGCCGCGACCCGGTCGATCTTGTCCGCGACCGCAGGAGGCGGTTCGCCCCAGGTCAGGTAGGTGTCGACGCGGGCGGCCGCCACCCGCAGCGCGGCCGGGGAGGAGCCGCCGAAGTACAGCGGCGGACGCGGGTCGGGCGGGCGGTGCAGGCGGGCTCCCTCGACGGAGATGTGGTGCCCGGTGAAGTCGACGGTCTGCCCCGACCAGAGTCGGCGCACGACGCGCAGGAACTCGTCGGTGCGCGCGTAGCGGGCGTCCTTGTCCAGGAAGTCGCCGTGGGCCCGCTGCTCGGCACCCTCTCCGCCGGTGACCACGTTGAGCAGCAGTCGGCCTCCGCTGAGCCACTGGAAGGTGGCGGCCATCTGGGCGGCCAGCGTGGGGGACAGCAGCCCGGGGCGGAACGCGACCAGGAACTTCAGCCGCTCGGTGGCCTCGACCAGGGTGGCCGTGGTCAGCCAGGCGTCCTCGCACCAGGCCCCGGTGGGGGTGAGCACGCCCTCGAAGCCGAACTGCTCGGCTGCACGGGCGACCTGGGCCAGGTAGCCGACGGTGGGCTCGCGGGCGCGCCAGGCGGAGTCGACGTCGACGCCGTGGCCCCCGCCGACGATGCCGCGGCCGTCGCCCTGCGTCGGCAGGAACCAGTGGAACGTCAGTGCCATGGGGAGACCGGTCCTTTCCGCTGATGGGGTGGGGCCGCGACACCCGGCCCGGGTGGGGCCTGCGGGCGGGTGCCCCCGATGGGCCCGAGACCACCCTGGCCCCACATCCCCACTTTGTCAACCAAAAAAGTAGGAAATACCCGATCCGCCCCGGCCGCAGCCGGGGAGCGCACCACCGGCCCGCGCCGGCCCACCGACCCCGCGGCCGCCACCGGCGGGAGCGGGGCAGGGGACCGATACGGGAAAACGCCGACCACCCTGCGCAACATGAGCAACACCGGTTTATATTCGCCACATCTTCAACAAAGACGAATGATTTTCATATGACGTCCGGATGAGGCCGTTGACCTGAGTCGGCCGGGAGGGGGACGTTTCCGAGGGAAACTCCCAGCTTTCGAATCGCCGTCCGGATAGCGGCTTCGACCTGCGATTTCGCGTACTGTGACGGAACTGTTAAGGGCGAAAACATAGACACGGGACGGGAAAGGGACTTGCATCGATTCCCCCGGTCTATACCAGTCGTGGGGGCTGTAGCAGGAGGTGCGAGCATGGCCATGCCCAACCGTCCACCGCGGGGAGTCGCTGTCACGGCTTCCGCGCTGTCACTGGTTCTCCTCGCCACCGGATGCGACTACATCGGCGGCACCGGCGCGACGACGGCCGGGCGGGACGGTGCCGGCTGCGAGCCCTTCGAGGAGTGGTCCGACGTCGAGGGCGGCACCGTCACCGTCTACGCCTCCATCCGCGACGAGGAGGGCGAGCGGATGCAGCGGGCCTGGCAGGACTTCGCAGAATGCACCGGGATCGACATCCGCTACGAGGGCAGCGGGGAGTTCGAGGCGCAGGTCCAGGTCAAAGTCGACGGCGGAAACGCACCGGACATCGCGTTCTTCCCGCAGCCGGGCCTGCTCACGCGGTTCGTCGATTCCGGCGACGCCGTTCCGCTGCCCGACGGCGTCGCCGAACGCGCCCGCGAGGGATACCCCGAGGACTGGCTGCAGTACGTCGAACACGGCGGCGAGCTCTACGGCACCCCTCTCGGCGCCAATGTGAAGTCGTTCGTCTGGTACTCGCCCGGGTTCTTCGAGCGGAACGGCTACGAGATCCCGGAGTCCTGGGACGCGCTCATCGACCTGAGCGACACGATCGCCGGCGACGGCGTCAAGCCGTGGTGCGCCGGCATCGAGTCCGGGGAGGCCACCGGCTGGCCGGTCACCGACTGGCTGGAGAACGTGATGCTCCGCGAGCACGGCCCCGACGTCTACGACCAGTGGATCGACCACGAGTTCCCGTTCGACGACCCCAAGGTGGTCCAGGCCCTCGACCGCGTCGACGGCATCCTGCGCAACCCCGACTACGTCAACGGCGGCCACGGCGGTGTGCAGAGCATCGCCACCACCTCCTCGCAGGACGGCGGGCTGCCCATCCTCGACGAGCAGTGCGGCATGTACCTGATGGGCTCCTTCTACGCCGCGCAGTGGCCCGAAGGCACCGAGGTCGCCGAGGACGGAGACGTCTTCGCCTTCAATCTTCCGGCCATCGACGAGGAGGTCGGCACGCCGGTCCTCGGCGGCGGGGAGTTCGCCGCCGCCTTCTCCGACCGCCCCGAGGTCGTCGCCGTGCAGGAGTACATCGCCACCGTCGACTACGCCGACCGCCGCGCCCAGGAGGGCGCCTGGTTCTCCGCGCACCGGGAACTCGACCTCGACGCGCTGGACAACCCCAACGACCGGTTGGCCGCCGAGCTGCTGCGCGACCCCGACACCGTGTTCCGCTGGGACGGCAGCGACTACATGCCGGCCGCCGTCGGCTCCGGCACCCTGTGGCGGGCCATGACCAACTGGATCAACGGCTCGGACACCGAGGAGGTACTCGGCTACGTCGAGGACTCCTGGCCGCGGGCGTGACGGCGGCGCACCGCACGCGGACACGGTGAAGGGGCAGTACTCAGGGGCAGTACTCAGGGGAGGGATCCGGCGGCACCCATGGCATTCGACATCTTCGCTGAGCTGCCCAAGCTTCTCTGGCTGGTCATCGCCGTGGCCGCGTTCCTCGCCGTCATCGGCGTCCTGCTCGTCGCCGTCGACGGCGGCCCGCGCACGCGCTACGACTGGTGGCAGGCGGCCTGCTTCCTGACCCCCGCCGGGATCCTGCTGCTGGTCGGCCTGGTCTACCCCGTCGTGCGCACCACCGTGCTCTCCTTCCACGGCCCGGGCGGCGACACACCGGTCGGCTGGGACAACTACGTGTGGATGTTCACCCGGCCCGAGATCCTGCTGGTCCTGCGCAACACCCTGCTGTGGGTGGTGTTCGCCCCTCTGCTGGCCACCGCCACCGGCCTGGTCTACTCCGTCCTCGTCGACCGCTCCCGCTACGAGTCCGTCGCCAAGTCGCTGCTGTTCATGCCGATGGCGATCTCCTTCGTCGGCGCCAGCATCATCTGGAAGTTCGTCTACGCCTACCGCCCGGCCGGCGCCGACCAGATCGGCGTGCTCAACCAGCTCGTCGTGTGGGCCGGGGGCGAACCGCGGCCGTGGCTGCTCGACGGCCCGCTGAACACGCTGCTGCTCATCGTCGTGCTCATCTGGATCCAGGCCGGATTCGCCATGGTCATCCTGTCGGCCGCCATCAAGGCCGTCCCCGCCGAGATCGTGGAGGCGGCGCGCATCGACGGCGTCAACGGCTGGCAGCTGTTCTGGCGCATCACCCTGCCGTCGATCTGGCCCACGGTGATGGTCGTGCTCATCACCATCTCGGTGCAGACCCTCAAGGTCTTCGACATCGTCCGCACCATGACCGGCGGCCAGTTCGGCACCTCGGTCATCGCCAACGAGATGTACGGCCAGGCGTTCCGCTACGGCCAGCTCGGGCACGGCTCCGCCCTGGCCGTGTTCATGTTCGTTCTGGTCATTCCGCTCGTGCTGGTCCAGATCCGCAATGCCCGACGCACCAGGGAGGCGCAGTCGCTGTGATCCTGTCCCCGCCCCGCGCCGCGCCCGAGCCCGCCCGGGCCGCTCCACGCCCCACCGCCGTCCAGCGCGTGCGGCGCCGGCTCTCGGGTTCGGGGGCCAGCGCCGCGGCCATCGTCATCGCGGTGCTGTGGACCCTGCCGACCGCCGGGCTGCTCATCTCCTCGCTGCGGCCCGAGGAGCAGATCAAGACCACCGGCTGGTGGACGTTCTTCGCCGAACCGGTGCTGACCCTGCGCAACTACGACGACGTCCTGTTCGGCGGAACCAGCCAGCGGCAACTGGCGAGCTACTTCGTCAACTCCTTCGTCATCGCGCTGCCGACCATGGTGTTCGTGGTCGTGCTCGCCGCACTCACCGCCTACGCCCTGGCCTGGATGAACTTTCCGGGGCGCGACTGGATCTTCATCGGGATCTTCGCACTGCAGATCGTCCCGCTGCAGATGTCGCTGGTGCCGCTGCTGAGCCTGTTCTCCGACGGCGTCACGATCGGCACCACCCAGGTCCTGCCGCCGTGGGACCTGCCCGGCGCCTTCCAGTTCACCCGGGTGTGGGTCGCGCACACCATCTTCGGGCTGCCGCTGGGCATCTTCCTGATGCACAACTTCATCACGCAGCTGCCGAAGAGCCTCATCGAGGCGGCGCGCGCCGACGGCGCCGGGCACGGCGTCATCTTCCGCCGGATCGTGCTCCCCCTGATCGTGCCCGCCCTGGTGTCGCTGTCCATCCTGCAGTTCCTGTGGGGGTGGAACGACCTGCTGGTGGCGCTGATCTTCGCCGGGGGCAGCGTCGAGGTGGCCCCGCTGACCGTCCGGCTCGCCGAGATGGCCGGGACGCGCGGTGAGGAGTGGCAGCGGCTGACCGCCGGCGCGTTCGTGTCCATGGTGGTGCCGCTGATCGTGTTCTTCTCACTGCAGCGCTACTTCGTGCGGGGGCTGCTCGCCGGAAGCATGAAGGGCTGAGCCGCGCGGGCGGTCCGAGGACCGACCGGCTACCAGCCCGTGGGCAGCCGACCGGTCCCCTTGCAGATGGGGCAGGTCGTGCCGGAGCGGGTCCGCCCGGTTCCGCCGCAGTCGACGCAGAACCCCTCCTTGCCGGTGATCGGGGCCATCGCGGCGTGGAAGCGGTTGACGACGGTGATGGCGGCGTCACCCAGGTCGCCGCCGATCGCCGGGTTGTGCAGGAGGTTGTAGGCGTGGTCGGCGATGACGCAGATCGCGTCGACGGTGCCGGTGACGACGGTCTGGCCGGAGGAGTCGGTCCTGGCTTCGGCGAGCGCCTGCTGCGCGGCCTGGTGGAAGGGGTTGGCGTCGCGGGTGGTGGCCACCGCCGTCGCGGCCATCCAGGCGGCGAACGGGCCGGGCAGGGTCAGGGAGAGCCGGGTGGGCAGTTCGTACCGCATCGGGGGCTCCTTCTGCAGGGATTCCGGCGGCTCGCCCCCGGGCGCCGGGTCCCCGATGCCGCGGGGGAATCCGCGCACGACGCGCGTGGCGGGGCCGCTACCGGAGGTCCTCACCCTACTACCGGCACGCTCACCCGGGGAGGGGCGCCGACCCCTATCCCTGTCGTGCCCTGTCGTGCCCTGTCGTGCCCTGTCGTCGAACGCGGCGCAGCGCACCGACGACCGGCGACCGTCGGGCCCGCTTCACCGCGGTCGACGCGGGCACAGGGTCAGCCGCCGACCTCGTACTCCTGGTCGCGCAGGCTGTCCACGATCCTCTCGATGACGTCGGAGTCGGCGGCGTCGGAGATCCCGGTGTCGGTGAGGACGGTGAAGGCGCGGACGGCGTCGTCCTCCGCGGGGTTGGGGACGACGACGGTGTGCACTTCGGCGGTGGGCGGCTGGCAGCCCTTCTCGGGGTCCTTCAGCTTCACGTCGACGATGGCGCGGTGCCCTTCGAGCCCGTTGTTGGAGAACGGCTCCACCGACCGCACCTCGGTCTCCCCCGGTCCGGCGTCGGTGGTGAAGCTGAGCTCGGCCCACTTGGAGGCCACACCCTCGGCCATGGCGGAGGTGTCCCGGGTCTCGGTGATGCCCTGTGCCCCGGTGACCGCCCGGTCGCCCCAGCCCTCGCAGGGCTTGTCCTTGTAGACGGCGACGCCGCTCATCGCGATCTCGGGCATGCCGTTCTCGTCCTCGCCCTGCCCGATGATGGTCCCGTCGCCCTTGGCCATCCAGTCGTCGTCGGACGGGGGCACCTCGTAGGTGAAGCCCCACTTGTCGGAGGCGACGGTCCGCCACCCCGGGTTGATCAGCCGCTCGGTCTCCCGGGGGGACGGCGACGGCCCGTCGGCGGGCTCGTCCTCGGGCTCCGCGGCGGGTGTGGCGTCCGGCACCGGCGGGGGCGCGGCGGCCTGCGGATCGTCGCTCAGCGCGTTCCACACCACCACGGCGGCGATGGCCACCGCCACGACCATGACCAGGGCCAGCAGGCCCAGCATGAGGGGGCTCGGCCCACCCGCGGAGCGCGGTGCCGCCGGCTGCGGGTGCCGCGGGTAGCCGTATTCGCCGTTGTCGCCGTTCTGCGGATGTCCTGGCCAAGTCACGGCGCCGACTCTAGAGGGTCTCCATAACTTCCCGGTCACCTGGGGAGCCGGAGCCGGAGCCGCGCGGCGTCGG
This window contains:
- a CDS encoding LLM class flavin-dependent oxidoreductase, producing the protein MALTFHWFLPTQGDGRGIVGGGHGVDVDSAWRAREPTVGYLAQVARAAEQFGFEGVLTPTGAWCEDAWLTTATLVEATERLKFLVAFRPGLLSPTLAAQMAATFQWLSGGRLLLNVVTGGEGAEQRAHGDFLDKDARYARTDEFLRVVRRLWSGQTVDFTGHHISVEGARLHRPPDPRPPLYFGGSSPAALRVAAARVDTYLTWGEPPPAVADKIDRVAALAAKRGRTLDYGIRLHVITRDTAAEAWADAERLLSRVDDATVRSVQQGLAASESEGQRRMSELHGGSRDRLEVHPNLWAGIGLVRGGAGTALVGSHREVADRIEEYHRLGLGEFVLSGYPHLEEAYRFGEGVLPILRERGLWNPPSALPAAAPAVPLADSDRDPAPAAT
- a CDS encoding ABC transporter substrate-binding protein, with translation MAMPNRPPRGVAVTASALSLVLLATGCDYIGGTGATTAGRDGAGCEPFEEWSDVEGGTVTVYASIRDEEGERMQRAWQDFAECTGIDIRYEGSGEFEAQVQVKVDGGNAPDIAFFPQPGLLTRFVDSGDAVPLPDGVAERAREGYPEDWLQYVEHGGELYGTPLGANVKSFVWYSPGFFERNGYEIPESWDALIDLSDTIAGDGVKPWCAGIESGEATGWPVTDWLENVMLREHGPDVYDQWIDHEFPFDDPKVVQALDRVDGILRNPDYVNGGHGGVQSIATTSSQDGGLPILDEQCGMYLMGSFYAAQWPEGTEVAEDGDVFAFNLPAIDEEVGTPVLGGGEFAAAFSDRPEVVAVQEYIATVDYADRRAQEGAWFSAHRELDLDALDNPNDRLAAELLRDPDTVFRWDGSDYMPAAVGSGTLWRAMTNWINGSDTEEVLGYVEDSWPRA
- a CDS encoding carbohydrate ABC transporter permease, with the translated sequence MAFDIFAELPKLLWLVIAVAAFLAVIGVLLVAVDGGPRTRYDWWQAACFLTPAGILLLVGLVYPVVRTTVLSFHGPGGDTPVGWDNYVWMFTRPEILLVLRNTLLWVVFAPLLATATGLVYSVLVDRSRYESVAKSLLFMPMAISFVGASIIWKFVYAYRPAGADQIGVLNQLVVWAGGEPRPWLLDGPLNTLLLIVVLIWIQAGFAMVILSAAIKAVPAEIVEAARIDGVNGWQLFWRITLPSIWPTVMVVLITISVQTLKVFDIVRTMTGGQFGTSVIANEMYGQAFRYGQLGHGSALAVFMFVLVIPLVLVQIRNARRTREAQSL
- a CDS encoding ABC transporter permease subunit codes for the protein MILSPPRAAPEPARAAPRPTAVQRVRRRLSGSGASAAAIVIAVLWTLPTAGLLISSLRPEEQIKTTGWWTFFAEPVLTLRNYDDVLFGGTSQRQLASYFVNSFVIALPTMVFVVVLAALTAYALAWMNFPGRDWIFIGIFALQIVPLQMSLVPLLSLFSDGVTIGTTQVLPPWDLPGAFQFTRVWVAHTIFGLPLGIFLMHNFITQLPKSLIEAARADGAGHGVIFRRIVLPLIVPALVSLSILQFLWGWNDLLVALIFAGGSVEVAPLTVRLAEMAGTRGEEWQRLTAGAFVSMVVPLIVFFSLQRYFVRGLLAGSMKG